One cyanobiont of Ornithocercus magnificus DNA segment encodes these proteins:
- a CDS encoding imidazoleglycerol-phosphate dehydratase HisB has protein sequence MTVLRQGQVHRKTGETEVHVQLDLDGTGSCAVATGVPFLDHMLHQLASHGLFDLQVSASGDTHIDDHHTNEDVGIALGQALAQALGNRCGIYRFGHFLAPLDEALVQVVLDCSGRPHLSYGLQIPAQRVGNYDTELVREFFVAVVSNGGLSLHIRQLNGLNSHHIIEACFKAFARALRMATEIDPRRVGSVPSSKGILEQAKAL, from the coding sequence ATGACAGTCCTGCGACAGGGTCAAGTCCACCGGAAAACTGGAGAGACGGAGGTACATGTGCAGCTAGATCTCGATGGTACTGGTAGTTGCGCTGTCGCAACCGGCGTGCCGTTCTTGGATCACATGCTGCATCAGCTCGCAAGCCACGGCCTATTTGATTTGCAAGTTAGCGCTAGTGGTGACACCCACATAGATGATCATCACACAAATGAGGATGTTGGTATTGCACTTGGACAAGCTCTTGCCCAGGCCTTAGGTAACCGTTGTGGCATTTACCGCTTTGGCCATTTCCTCGCGCCTTTAGATGAGGCATTGGTTCAGGTGGTGCTTGACTGTTCAGGCAGGCCTCATCTCAGTTATGGTCTTCAGATACCAGCTCAGCGCGTTGGCAACTACGATACGGAGCTAGTACGTGAGTTCTTTGTCGCTGTCGTTAGTAATGGTGGTTTGAGCCTACATATTCGGCAGCTTAACGGCCTCAACTCTCATCACATCATTGAGGCTTGTTTCAAGGCTTTTGCTCGAGCCCTGCGTATGGCAACTGAGATTGATCCTCGGCGTGTTGGCAGTGTGCCCAGCAGCAAGGGAATACTAGAGCAAGCTAAAGCACTCTAG
- a CDS encoding enoyl-[acyl-carrier-protein] reductase FabI, whose protein sequence is MLLTPGTSPMLLDLTGKRILVTGIANNRSIAWGIAQQLSAAGAELGITYLPDNKGRFEAKVRELTAPLKPTLFLPLDVQDVSQMQIVFSKVGTSWKQLDGLVHCLAFAGKEELVGDYSATTAEAFARSLDISAYSLAPLCHHAKPLFSKGASVITLSYLGAERAVPNYNVMGVAKAALEASVRYLSAELGPDKEVRVNAISAGPIRTLASSAIGGILEMIHNVEEKAPLRRTVTQTEVGDTAAFLLSNLASGITGQTIYVDGGYCITGM, encoded by the coding sequence ATGTTACTGACTCCGGGTACATCCCCGATGCTTCTCGATCTCACTGGTAAGAGAATTCTCGTCACTGGCATTGCCAACAACCGCTCGATTGCCTGGGGTATTGCCCAACAGCTAAGTGCCGCCGGTGCTGAACTGGGTATTACCTATCTTCCTGACAACAAAGGGCGCTTTGAGGCCAAGGTACGTGAGCTCACGGCCCCTCTAAAGCCAACTTTGTTTCTGCCCCTAGATGTGCAGGATGTAAGCCAGATGCAGATAGTCTTCAGTAAGGTTGGCACAAGTTGGAAACAACTTGACGGTTTAGTTCATTGCCTAGCATTTGCAGGCAAGGAAGAACTAGTAGGCGATTACAGTGCTACTACTGCTGAAGCTTTTGCCCGCTCCTTAGATATCAGCGCATATTCACTTGCGCCACTTTGTCACCACGCCAAGCCTTTGTTTAGCAAAGGAGCCTCAGTTATTACGTTATCTTATCTGGGAGCTGAGCGAGCAGTTCCCAACTACAATGTTATGGGCGTCGCTAAGGCAGCACTCGAAGCATCGGTCCGATACCTCTCGGCTGAGCTTGGCCCTGATAAGGAGGTACGTGTCAATGCCATTAGTGCTGGACCCATTCGCACTCTAGCAAGCTCAGCTATTGGTGGCATTCTTGAAATGATCCACAATGTTGAGGAGAAGGCTCCTCTACGCCGCACTGTCACTCAAACTGAAGTTGGTGACACTGCAGCTTTCCTTCTCAGCAACCTTGCTAGTGGAATTACTGGGCAAACAATCTATGTAGACGGGGGTTACTGCATTACAGGCATGTAA
- a CDS encoding deoxyribodipyrimidine photo-lyase, protein MTELPHSNPLPWASVPGDLPRSFSARKDFEEFLASLFPTSKGTLSPILGGRLAAEHQLKQLNAKHYGHSRNYLNGAVTRLSPFISHGVLTLVEVRNEIFCQLRRHRQDQAEGAKLINELGWRDFWQRMWQRLGNGIWEEREEYKTGYSASSYDHCLPQDIRDGYTGLACMDAFQKQLVTTGWLHNHARMWLAAYIVHWRQIHWRTGAHWFLEHLLDGDPASNNLSWQWVASSFSHKPYIFNRQSLERFSCGCFCKKCEVQKHCPFDASYEQLQQQLFRPQDKCATY, encoded by the coding sequence ATGACTGAGCTGCCACACTCCAATCCCCTTCCTTGGGCCTCTGTGCCAGGGGACTTGCCGCGTTCGTTCTCTGCCCGTAAGGATTTTGAGGAGTTTTTAGCCAGTCTCTTCCCGACTAGTAAGGGAACGCTAAGTCCTATCCTTGGTGGGCGGTTAGCTGCTGAGCATCAGTTAAAACAGCTAAATGCAAAGCACTACGGGCATAGCCGCAACTACCTTAATGGTGCAGTAACACGTCTCTCACCCTTCATTTCTCATGGTGTTCTGACTCTAGTGGAGGTAAGAAATGAGATATTCTGTCAACTCCGACGGCATCGGCAAGACCAAGCTGAAGGCGCAAAACTGATTAACGAGTTGGGATGGCGTGACTTTTGGCAACGGATGTGGCAGAGGCTCGGGAATGGTATCTGGGAAGAGCGTGAAGAATATAAAACTGGCTACAGCGCATCTAGTTATGATCACTGTCTACCCCAAGATATTCGCGATGGCTACACTGGCCTTGCCTGCATGGATGCCTTCCAGAAGCAGCTAGTGACCACAGGTTGGTTGCACAATCATGCTCGGATGTGGTTAGCTGCTTATATAGTCCACTGGCGACAAATACATTGGCGCACTGGAGCGCACTGGTTTCTAGAACACTTGCTTGATGGGGATCCTGCTAGCAACAACCTCAGTTGGCAGTGGGTAGCCAGTAGCTTTAGTCACAAACCCTATATTTTCAATCGGCAAAGTCTAGAAAGATTTAGCTGTGGCTGCTTCTGCAAAAAATGTGAGGTACAAAAACACTGCCCATTCGATGCAAGTTATGAGCAGCTTCAACAGCAGCTGTTTCGGCCACAAGACAAATGCGCAACTTACTAG
- a CDS encoding DNA polymerase, with amino-acid sequence MEVYCSPRPILWVHSEGLGPKNPALQEHPNTPAIFVFDRFLIEQGRFSRKRLAFLYECLLELPVTIRQGDVVAEVLRFARRHAADTIITSQAVDPRLKAFCKALEDTLPVVVLEPEPFVSLSPSIYLNRFSHYWRYAQSLVWQDF; translated from the coding sequence GTGGAAGTTTATTGCTCTCCACGCCCTATCCTTTGGGTACATAGTGAGGGTTTAGGGCCTAAGAACCCGGCACTGCAAGAACACCCTAACACTCCTGCCATATTTGTATTTGACCGTTTTTTGATTGAGCAAGGCCGGTTCAGCCGCAAACGTCTGGCCTTTCTGTATGAATGCTTACTTGAGTTGCCGGTGACAATAAGACAAGGTGATGTGGTTGCTGAGGTGCTTCGCTTCGCACGAAGACATGCTGCGGATACAATTATCACCAGCCAAGCTGTAGACCCACGCCTTAAGGCGTTTTGTAAGGCCCTCGAAGATACACTACCAGTTGTTGTTCTTGAGCCAGAGCCATTTGTATCACTGTCACCATCAATATATCTCAACCGTTTCAGCCACTATTGGCGCTACGCTCAGTCTCTAGTTTGGCAAGATTTTTAG
- a CDS encoding thioredoxin family protein: protein MLPLGTILPSFALTQINTLGLKDTSTVIRDYDPSLQPLLLMELCAHCPFVKHVEVELTRLYQDYGKRVRFLAVSSNSLETHPQDSPKYLAEQAKRNGWDFPYLLDSDQQLARALQAACTPDFFLFSPDDNNHQRLRYRGQLDDSRPGNSRSLTGKDLRCALDAVLAGAEICIDQKPSIGCNIKWHPGREPNWFNKRS, encoded by the coding sequence ATGCTACCATTAGGGACTATTCTACCATCTTTTGCTCTAACTCAGATCAATACATTAGGATTAAAGGATACTTCTACAGTCATTCGGGATTACGACCCATCACTACAGCCACTTCTGCTAATGGAGTTATGTGCTCACTGCCCCTTCGTCAAACATGTTGAAGTTGAGCTGACGCGTCTGTATCAAGACTATGGCAAGCGAGTACGGTTTTTAGCAGTATCTAGTAATAGTCTAGAGACCCATCCTCAGGATTCTCCTAAATATTTAGCTGAGCAGGCAAAGCGTAATGGCTGGGATTTTCCTTACCTTCTTGACAGTGATCAGCAGCTAGCACGTGCTCTTCAAGCTGCCTGCACTCCAGATTTCTTCTTATTCAGTCCTGATGACAACAATCATCAGAGACTTCGCTATAGGGGACAGCTAGACGACAGTCGACCAGGTAACTCAAGGAGCCTGACTGGTAAGGACTTGCGCTGCGCTCTTGATGCCGTTCTCGCAGGCGCTGAAATCTGCATTGACCAGAAACCCTCAATTGGCTGTAATATCAAGTGGCATCCTGGCCGAGAACCCAACTGGTTTAACAAGAGATCTTAG
- a CDS encoding DegT/DnrJ/EryC1/StrS family aminotransferase, translating to MQVPLFSLTQQITGLGDELDAAVLQVLHSGQYIGGSETRRFEEAFAALIGIPHVVSCNSGTDALVLALRGLGVGTGDEVITCSFNFFATAEAISAVGATPVFVDVDPTTKLINPNQIEAAITPATRVLLPVHLFGRPVAMDQLMAIAQRHSLWVIEDCAQAAGASWDNRPVGSWGDAGCFSFFPTKNLGGAGDGGAITCHDASLAQRMRELAVHGMPRRYLHTALGINSRLDALQAAVLNVKLPHLNTWLDQRRHIAQRYFNGLADIPGLTLPDPANDGRTGHSWNQFVLRIANCSAVKPAENNICTPSTDTMHSLSEGCCRDQLKQSLLDQGIQTTIYYPIPIHRQPAYSHLHLGPGSLPITEQLCSEVISLPIYPELPTDYQDWVMVALRQYLSRCWPDSQARIAA from the coding sequence ATGCAGGTACCCCTATTCAGCCTCACGCAGCAAATCACTGGACTTGGCGATGAACTTGACGCGGCAGTGCTTCAGGTGCTTCATAGTGGTCAGTACATTGGTGGTTCTGAGACTCGTCGCTTTGAGGAAGCTTTTGCTGCACTTATCGGAATACCTCATGTTGTAAGTTGTAACAGTGGTACCGATGCACTTGTGTTGGCCTTACGTGGCCTTGGAGTTGGAACTGGAGATGAGGTTATCACTTGCTCCTTTAACTTCTTCGCCACCGCTGAGGCAATCAGCGCAGTTGGTGCAACTCCCGTGTTTGTTGATGTTGATCCCACCACCAAACTCATTAATCCTAACCAGATCGAGGCGGCAATCACTCCAGCTACCCGAGTTCTGTTGCCAGTGCATCTCTTCGGGCGTCCTGTAGCTATGGACCAATTGATGGCTATTGCTCAGCGTCACAGTTTGTGGGTGATCGAAGATTGTGCCCAGGCAGCTGGTGCCAGCTGGGATAATCGACCTGTGGGCAGCTGGGGAGACGCAGGTTGTTTCAGCTTTTTTCCCACCAAAAACCTCGGTGGAGCTGGCGATGGTGGAGCTATTACTTGCCATGATGCCAGCCTGGCACAGCGCATGCGCGAGCTGGCTGTTCATGGTATGCCCCGCCGCTATCTACATACAGCTCTAGGTATTAACAGCCGCCTTGATGCACTTCAAGCTGCTGTTCTCAATGTAAAGTTGCCCCATCTGAACACTTGGCTAGATCAGCGCCGCCACATCGCCCAGCGTTACTTCAACGGACTGGCAGATATTCCAGGATTAACACTGCCAGATCCTGCTAATGATGGCCGAACAGGCCATAGCTGGAATCAGTTTGTTCTCCGCATCGCGAATTGCTCAGCAGTCAAACCTGCCGAAAATAATATATGCACCCCCTCTACGGACACTATGCATAGTCTTTCTGAGGGCTGCTGCCGTGATCAGCTCAAGCAAAGTCTCTTAGATCAGGGAATTCAGACGACAATTTATTACCCAATTCCGATTCATCGGCAGCCAGCCTACAGCCATCTTCACCTCGGCCCTGGAAGTCTTCCCATCACGGAACAGCTCTGCAGTGAGGTTATCAGCCTTCCCATTTACCCAGAGTTGCCTACAGATTACCAAGACTGGGTCATGGTGGCACTACGCCAGTATCTTTCGAGATGCTGGCCAGACAGTCAAGCACGGATAGCAGCATAG
- a CDS encoding deoxyribodipyrimidine photo-lyase, whose amino-acid sequence MAPPRYLFWHRRDLRLSDNLGLAAAMKVTPAVTGVFLLDQAAAPDSIGRDEDYLLDAPARRWFLAESLQELESHWRKAGSRLLVMSGDPATLFPHLARLLQAEAVVWNRDVEPMSRERDRRTAAALQSSGFRVLVGWDQLLIPPGQLYTKSGRPYRIYGAFWRSWRRQMECKDQVISKDYVEDSLASHDLLDLPPEIEQGLNHCKSITAALLHGQACLESLLKRHGFGGVSSCPCRPGEKAAYQQLRMFCEDGPLLRYELKRNFPGDMGTSCLSAALRFGTISPRQVWAAARQAYKLIYKPEQAKAVCTWEQELAWREFYQQALFHFPELANGPYRVQWKAFRWDNHIIRFHAWCDGLTGVPIVDAAMRQLQESGWMHNRCRMIVASFLVKDLICDWRWGERAFINLLVDGDLAANNGGWQWSASSGMDPKPLRIFNPAIQAAKFDPDASYIRRWLPEIAHVATPDLLSGVITAAERRGYPEPLVEHKCQQMRFKKLYAAIRA is encoded by the coding sequence ATGGCACCACCACGCTATCTATTTTGGCATCGCCGTGATCTGCGCTTAAGTGACAACCTTGGCCTAGCAGCTGCAATGAAAGTTACACCTGCTGTTACTGGCGTATTTCTACTTGATCAAGCTGCTGCACCAGACTCTATTGGGAGAGATGAAGACTATCTTCTGGATGCTCCAGCCCGGCGCTGGTTTTTAGCTGAGAGCCTACAGGAGTTAGAAAGTCACTGGCGCAAAGCTGGTAGTCGTCTGCTGGTAATGAGTGGTGATCCAGCTACGCTATTTCCTCATCTTGCAAGGTTGTTACAGGCAGAAGCAGTGGTCTGGAATCGCGATGTTGAACCAATGAGTCGAGAACGCGATCGCCGAACAGCTGCTGCACTGCAGTCTAGTGGCTTCCGCGTCTTGGTTGGTTGGGACCAACTGCTTATTCCGCCAGGACAATTATACACTAAATCTGGCCGCCCTTATCGTATCTATGGTGCATTCTGGCGCAGCTGGCGTCGTCAGATGGAGTGCAAAGATCAGGTAATCTCTAAAGATTATGTGGAAGATTCGCTGGCGTCACACGATCTTCTTGATCTGCCACCTGAAATTGAGCAAGGCTTAAATCACTGTAAGTCTATTACTGCTGCACTATTGCATGGACAAGCTTGCCTAGAGAGCCTTCTAAAAAGACATGGCTTTGGTGGGGTCAGCTCCTGTCCTTGTCGCCCTGGTGAGAAAGCTGCCTACCAACAGTTAAGAATGTTTTGTGAAGATGGTCCGCTACTTAGGTACGAGCTCAAACGCAATTTTCCTGGAGATATGGGTACATCATGTCTTAGTGCAGCTCTTAGATTTGGCACTATTAGCCCACGCCAAGTCTGGGCAGCTGCTCGCCAAGCATACAAGCTCATCTATAAACCTGAACAGGCCAAAGCAGTTTGTACTTGGGAGCAAGAACTAGCCTGGCGCGAGTTCTATCAGCAGGCTCTTTTCCACTTCCCAGAGTTAGCTAACGGCCCTTATCGTGTTCAATGGAAGGCTTTTCGCTGGGACAATCACATCATTCGCTTCCATGCCTGGTGTGATGGATTGACTGGTGTACCTATTGTTGATGCCGCGATGCGACAGCTACAGGAGAGCGGATGGATGCATAACCGCTGTCGCATGATTGTGGCCTCTTTTTTAGTTAAGGATTTGATATGTGACTGGCGCTGGGGTGAAAGGGCTTTTATAAATCTTTTGGTTGATGGTGACTTAGCTGCCAACAATGGAGGATGGCAGTGGAGTGCTAGCAGTGGTATGGACCCCAAACCATTGCGAATCTTCAATCCAGCGATTCAGGCGGCCAAGTTTGATCCTGATGCTTCATATATCCGTCGCTGGCTGCCAGAGATTGCCCATGTTGCCACGCCAGATCTACTTAGTGGCGTCATCACTGCAGCAGAGCGTCGTGGCTACCCAGAGCCACTAGTGGAGCATAAATGCCAGCAGATGCGTTTCAAAAAACTCTATGCTGCTATCCGTGCTTGA
- a CDS encoding NUDIX hydrolase, whose protein sequence is MSSLPPPEPAELLRLEAVLQARKIRFERNRIRLPIGIEGSFGMVRHPGASLAVPITNDGQLVVLRQYRFAVSARLLEFPAGTLEDGEDPLTSMQRELAEEAGYTALQWDSLGLMLPCPGYSDEVIHCFLARQLTQLESPLAGDEDEDLQILHMIPSEFDSRLAGGSELLDGKSVTAWYRAKQLLNL, encoded by the coding sequence ATGTCTTCTCTACCACCTCCCGAGCCTGCTGAATTATTGAGGCTGGAAGCGGTCTTGCAAGCACGCAAAATCCGCTTTGAACGAAACCGTATCCGCTTGCCAATAGGTATCGAGGGCAGTTTCGGCATGGTTCGCCACCCTGGAGCTTCCTTGGCAGTACCTATTACCAACGATGGCCAGCTTGTGGTGCTGCGCCAGTATCGCTTTGCCGTATCGGCAAGGCTGCTCGAGTTTCCCGCAGGGACTCTGGAGGATGGTGAGGATCCACTCACATCAATGCAGCGTGAGCTAGCTGAGGAAGCCGGCTACACAGCCCTACAGTGGGACTCCTTAGGCCTTATGCTGCCTTGTCCCGGTTATTCTGATGAAGTAATCCACTGTTTCTTAGCCCGTCAACTCACGCAGTTAGAATCACCTCTAGCTGGTGATGAGGACGAAGACCTGCAAATACTGCACATGATACCCTCTGAATTTGACTCCAGATTAGCTGGTGGGAGTGAGTTACTCGATGGCAAAAGTGTGACTGCTTGGTATCGGGCCAAGCAACTCCTTAATCTCTAA
- a CDS encoding 2-amino-4-hydroxy-6-hydroxymethyldihydropteridine diphosphokinase: MDASKSQSCGCASHVYRPTLAISLGANLPGPAGMPRTTLECVRPQLEKLLVDWLQEGRGLNISWSPLYHTSPVGGPPDQPTFVNAALVVQGPGLQRQIPSEATALALLDGLQTLERRHGRTYGSNAVRWGPRSLDLDILFWGALQLQHPRLVLPHPCLHLRAFVLAPLAAALARPGQVPKQLSASLLWPEGAMESACCEPVSY, translated from the coding sequence ATGGATGCCTCTAAGTCTCAATCTTGTGGGTGCGCTAGCCACGTTTACCGTCCCACCTTAGCCATAAGTCTGGGTGCAAACCTACCTGGACCTGCTGGCATGCCGCGGACAACACTAGAGTGCGTAAGACCACAACTTGAAAAGTTGCTGGTTGACTGGTTACAAGAAGGCAGAGGTTTGAACATTTCTTGGTCCCCTCTTTACCACACTAGTCCTGTAGGTGGTCCACCAGACCAACCGACCTTCGTCAATGCAGCCCTAGTTGTTCAGGGTCCTGGTCTACAGAGGCAAATACCTAGTGAAGCTACGGCTCTCGCTTTGCTCGATGGGCTTCAAACTCTAGAGCGCCGCCACGGGCGAACTTATGGTAGTAACGCTGTTCGCTGGGGACCGCGTAGCCTAGACTTGGACATACTCTTTTGGGGTGCACTACAGCTACAACATCCCAGGCTAGTTTTGCCTCACCCTTGTCTACACTTACGGGCATTCGTTCTTGCTCCACTAGCAGCAGCCTTGGCAAGACCTGGACAAGTTCCCAAACAACTTAGCGCCAGTCTGTTATGGCCAGAGGGTGCTATGGAGAGTGCATGCTGTGAACCAGTTAGCTACTAA
- a CDS encoding MCE family protein, protein MRRSVREAIVGFSIIGAAIGFIFTLLWLYGVRLGGKTWGVIADFSNAEGLVKRSPVTYRGILVGSVRSIQVTSKSVLASLEINQADLQLPLPVIAVLSPESLLGGNATVRLVSQGKLPAKSLSMPHTRSCAGQGILCNGDKITGRTAASIASVTESLERLLREVENEKSISDLTTTTKQINRAARDISRFLENADTTIAKVDDLIQFLRIEAARARPIITNLDQATADAARAASHVNSVVAAFNDLQVIEELSQAVSNTRLLTARVAAVSDDISSLTADPRVIKAIQDLTVGLGTFFEGLYSVEADDTTR, encoded by the coding sequence ATGCGGCGCAGTGTCCGAGAGGCCATCGTCGGATTCTCTATTATTGGGGCTGCTATAGGCTTCATCTTCACCCTGCTTTGGCTTTACGGTGTACGTCTTGGTGGTAAGACTTGGGGAGTGATAGCCGATTTCTCCAATGCAGAAGGTCTAGTCAAGAGGTCCCCGGTTACCTATCGAGGCATTCTTGTCGGGTCTGTTCGCAGCATTCAGGTTACTTCTAAAAGTGTCCTAGCCTCACTTGAGATTAATCAAGCAGATCTCCAACTACCACTTCCAGTTATCGCTGTTTTATCTCCAGAGTCTTTACTTGGTGGCAATGCCACAGTCAGACTTGTTAGCCAGGGCAAATTACCGGCAAAGAGCCTGTCTATGCCTCATACTCGCAGTTGTGCTGGACAGGGAATTCTATGCAATGGTGATAAGATTACTGGCAGAACAGCCGCCAGCATTGCTTCTGTCACAGAGTCATTAGAGCGTCTGTTGAGGGAAGTAGAAAATGAAAAATCAATTAGTGACTTGACAACAACTACTAAGCAAATTAATCGTGCGGCGAGAGATATATCGCGCTTTCTTGAAAATGCAGATACAACAATTGCTAAAGTAGATGACCTAATCCAGTTTCTGCGTATTGAGGCAGCTCGGGCAAGGCCAATCATCACTAATCTCGATCAAGCTACTGCTGATGCTGCTAGAGCTGCAAGTCATGTTAATAGCGTTGTGGCAGCTTTCAATGATTTACAAGTCATAGAAGAGCTCAGTCAAGCAGTTAGCAACACGCGTCTTCTGACCGCGCGCGTTGCTGCCGTTAGTGATGACATCAGCAGTCTTACCGCAGACCCACGCGTTATAAAAGCTATACAAGACTTGACTGTTGGATTAGGTACCTTCTTTGAAGGACTTTATTCTGTTGAGGCCGACGATACCACACGTTAA
- a CDS encoding peptidase S16: MRNLTMQWGCRPVLDAVNLSMQAGERLAIIGPSGAGKSTMLRLLAGLQLPTSGELWLFGKLQSYLRLDQYQPADVRFVFQNPALLASLTVEENVGFLLQRSRKLSGAEIRTHVLDCLEAVGLHNVAQKYPSQLSGGMQKRVSFARALVNHPENEDRGMPLILYDEPTAGLDPVACTRIENLIMKTTQVARGCSVVVSHVRSTIERTADRVLMLYGGQFRWQGPVKDFKRTENPYIKQFRTGSLCGPIQPGET; this comes from the coding sequence ATGCGCAACCTCACTATGCAGTGGGGTTGCCGCCCAGTATTAGACGCAGTTAATCTCTCAATGCAAGCTGGTGAACGCCTAGCTATTATCGGTCCCTCAGGAGCTGGGAAGTCCACCATGCTGCGTCTATTGGCAGGATTACAGCTGCCGACGTCTGGTGAGCTTTGGCTCTTCGGCAAACTCCAATCATATCTACGTCTCGATCAGTATCAACCCGCTGACGTCCGCTTTGTCTTTCAGAATCCTGCCCTATTGGCCTCATTAACTGTTGAGGAAAATGTCGGTTTTCTGCTGCAGCGCAGCAGAAAACTGTCAGGAGCAGAGATTCGTACACATGTTCTTGATTGTCTGGAGGCAGTAGGGTTGCACAACGTTGCACAGAAATATCCAAGCCAGCTTAGTGGTGGTATGCAGAAACGTGTCAGTTTTGCCCGGGCTCTAGTTAACCATCCTGAGAACGAGGATAGAGGTATGCCGCTAATTCTCTATGACGAGCCGACAGCGGGTCTAGACCCAGTTGCATGTACTCGTATAGAGAATCTGATTATGAAAACTACTCAGGTAGCACGGGGTTGCTCTGTAGTGGTTAGCCACGTGCGTAGCACAATTGAGCGCACAGCTGACAGAGTATTAATGCTATACGGTGGTCAGTTCAGATGGCAAGGGCCAGTAAAAGACTTTAAGCGCACAGAAAACCCCTACATTAAACAGTTTCGCACAGGTAGTTTGTGCGGACCTATACAACCTGGGGAGACCTGA
- a CDS encoding YvcK family protein, with protein sequence MAVPSRRCPAPGMTPRLVSRSRRAMRWLQPGLVVKRWVLTSGLGLLLALLGTAVWADLKPIYWTIETLAWLLGIATNVLPRHITGPLLLLAGSALVLWGQSRSFASIQQALAPDKDKLLVDALRAKSKLSRGPNIVAIGGGTGLSTLLSGLKRHSSNITAIVTVADDGGSSGILRRELGVQPPGDIRNCLAALSTEEPLLTRLFQYRFSAGRGLEGHSFGNLFLSALTAITGSLETAITASSRLLAVQGQVVPATGADVRLWAELKDGRRIEGESEIGKASSPIVRLGCVPDQPPALPRALEAITHADLIILGPGSLYTSLLPNLLVPELVTAIQHSHAPRLYICNLMTQPGETDGLNVGDHLQAIEAQLAGLGIRQRLFSTVLAQERLPSSPLIESYRARGAEPVACADHELEAKGYDVIQARLQGISPTATLRHDPRSLGLAVMRFYHSRRHRWNLSARCLR encoded by the coding sequence ATGGCAGTGCCGTCACGCCGTTGCCCAGCTCCTGGAATGACACCACGCTTGGTAAGCCGTTCCAGGCGTGCTATGCGCTGGCTTCAACCTGGTCTGGTCGTGAAGCGCTGGGTTCTTACCTCAGGTCTTGGACTTCTACTTGCTCTTCTTGGGACCGCGGTCTGGGCAGATCTAAAACCAATTTACTGGACAATTGAGACCCTTGCTTGGTTGCTTGGAATAGCCACAAATGTTCTTCCCCGCCATATAACAGGACCACTGTTGCTACTAGCAGGCTCTGCTCTTGTTTTGTGGGGGCAGAGTCGAAGCTTTGCGTCAATTCAGCAAGCCCTAGCCCCAGATAAGGATAAGTTGTTAGTCGATGCACTTCGTGCTAAGAGCAAGCTCAGTCGTGGTCCTAACATTGTCGCTATCGGCGGAGGCACTGGGCTTTCCACACTGCTCAGTGGGCTGAAGCGCCATAGTAGCAATATCACTGCGATTGTCACTGTGGCTGACGATGGTGGTAGCAGCGGTATCCTGCGCCGTGAATTGGGAGTGCAACCGCCAGGTGATATTCGTAACTGTCTAGCAGCACTATCTACGGAAGAGCCTTTGCTAACTCGGTTATTCCAGTACCGTTTCTCAGCAGGCAGGGGTCTGGAAGGTCACAGCTTCGGCAATCTGTTCCTTTCTGCGCTTACAGCAATTACGGGGAGCCTTGAAACAGCAATCACTGCTTCTAGCCGTTTGCTAGCAGTTCAGGGCCAGGTAGTGCCAGCAACCGGTGCCGACGTACGCCTCTGGGCAGAGCTTAAAGACGGCCGACGTATTGAAGGAGAGTCAGAGATAGGAAAAGCTTCCAGCCCAATTGTGCGCCTTGGCTGCGTACCAGATCAACCACCAGCACTACCGAGGGCTTTAGAGGCAATAACGCATGCAGACCTAATCATCCTTGGTCCTGGCAGTCTTTACACTTCACTATTACCCAATCTTTTAGTACCAGAATTGGTAACTGCGATCCAGCATAGTCATGCCCCGCGTCTTTACATTTGCAATCTGATGACTCAACCAGGAGAGACCGATGGTCTGAATGTAGGAGATCATCTCCAGGCAATTGAGGCACAGCTAGCAGGTCTAGGAATTAGACAGCGGCTGTTCAGTACTGTATTAGCGCAAGAAAGATTACCATCATCACCCTTAATAGAAAGCTACCGAGCCCGTGGTGCAGAACCGGTAGCTTGCGCTGATCATGAGCTTGAAGCCAAGGGCTACGATGTCATACAAGCCCGTCTTCAAGGAATAAGTCCGACTGCAACACTGCGTCATGATCCTCGCAGCCTCGGTTTAGCTGTAATGCGTTTTTACCATAGCCGTAGGCATAGATGGAATTTATCTGCACGCTGTTTACGTTGA